Genomic window (Luteibacter yeojuensis):
CGCGACACCTGCAAGGAAGGCTGCGCCGCGTTCTGGCAGCGCGCCCAGCGGTTCGAGGACGATTTCGAGGCCGCGCTCGCCGTTCCCGTGCCCGAAGGCCTGGCCGACCGCATCCTGCTTGCCCAGGCGACCGGCGAACGGCGCCAGCAGGTGCGCCGGCGCCGCACCTGGATGGCGATGGCCGCTTCGGTGCTGATCGTCTTCATCGGCGGCGGCCTGTTCTGGCGCCAGGCGGACCTCCGTTCGCTGCCGGCCCTGGCTGTCGCGCACATGCCCGGGGAAATGGATGCGCTGAGCCTCACCCAGCCCATGACCGATGCCCAGGTGGAAGCCGGTTTCGCGGGCCGCGCCACGCGGCTCAAGGGCCCGGCGCCGGTCGGCGTCACCTACGTGCACGACTGCAAGGTGGGTCCGTACCCGGCGGTGCACCTGGTCACGCGAATGAACGACGAGCCGGTGGTGGCGCTCTACATGCCCGGCAAGATGATCGACAAGAGCGCCGACTTCCATCGCGACGGATGGGACGGTCGCGAGGTGGCGCTGAGCGGTGGCACCCTGGTGGTGATGGCCCAGGGCGCGAGCCGGCGGACCATGGCGGCGGTGGAACGGGGCTGGCGCGCGGCCATCGAAGGCCCGGCGGCCCCGAGCGTCGGCCAGATCTGATCTGAGCCGGGTTTTTCCTGTAGGAGCCGCTATAGCAGCGAGGGGAACTCGCGTCACTGCCTCATTGCTCCGTTGGCTTCTCGCCGCTATAGCGGCTCCCACAGTGGTCCCCTTCAGCCCGCTTGGGCGATAATGCCGCCCCGAATCCCGCCACTCCGGAACAGCGATGACCGACCTCGCCGTGGTCGTGCCCGTCTTCAACGAGCGCGACAACATCCCGCCCCTCCTCGCCGAGATCGCGGCGGCCCTGCGTGGACGGATCGACTTCGAGATCATCTACGTCGACGACGACAGCACCGACGACAGCGTCGCCGTGCTCACGGCGGCCAGGACGCAGTACCCGGAACTGCGGATCGTCCGCCACATCACCCGCAGCGGGCAGAGCACCGCCGTCTGGAACGGCGTGCGCGCCGCCCGCGCGCCGTGGATCGCCACGCTCGACGGCGACGGCCAGAACGACCCGGCCGATATTCCGAAGCTGCTGGCCGCGCGCGACACCGCGGCGGGGGACCTCAAGCTCTTCGCCGGCTGGCGCGTCACCCGCCGCGACAGCTTCAACAAGCGCATTTCCTCGAAGATCGCCAACGCGGTGCGCTCGCGCATGCTGCGTGACGACACGCCCGACACCGGCTGCGGCCTGAAGCTGTTCGAGCGCGAGACCTTCCTGCGCCTGCCCTACTTCGACCACATGCACCGCTACCTGCCGGCCTTGGTGAAGCGCGCTGGGTTCGCGAGCCAGAGCGTGCCGGTGGGCCACCGCCCGCGCACGGCCGGCACGTCGAAGTACGGCATGCTGGATCGCCTCTGGGTCGGCCTGGCCGACCTGCGCGGCGTGGCGTGGCTGATGCGCCGGGCGAAGGTCACCCGCACCGAGGAAGTCTGACGCAACCCTGTGGGAGCCGCTATAGCGGCGAGGAGCCCACGGAGCGATGATGCGCCGAGGTAGGGTCCCCTCGCCGCTATAGCGGCTCCTACAAATCAGCGAGTCGCAGGCGACCGCGGCTTCCAGGCCTCGAGCGCCTTCGCTGTGCGCTCGCGTCCCAGCTCGATCAGTTCGCGCGCCCGATAGAACTCGTACACCGTCGACACGTTGCGCGGGATCTCGATCAACAGGTCCGGCGGATAGGCCGCGAGGCGCAGGCGCGAGAGGTTGGCCTGCATGAGGTCCATGGACTGCGTCATCAGCTCGAACGCACCAGGATCGCGGATCTTCGGTTCGGCGGCCGGCAGCACGCGGCCGATGAACCGGCCCAGCTTTGCGGCGTAACCCTCGTCCGGTGCCGCGGTCACGTTGCGCTCCGGTGGCTTTTGCATTTCGGCCGCGCCGTCCACGCTCACCGCCACCACGTAGTCGGCCTCCTCGCGCATCAGCGGCAGGACCGGCAGGGGATTGAGCAGGGCGCCGTCGACGAGGCGGCGGCCGTCGTGCGTATAAGGGCGGAACAGCGTGGGAATGGCGATGGAGGCGCGGATCGCGTCGAACAACGGCCCCCGGGTGAGCCACACCTCGCGTTCGCGATCGATATCGGTCGCCACGGCCGTGTAGGTGAGCTCGAGGTCCTCGATGTTCACCTCGCCGATCAGTTCGCGCAGGGCGGCCATGATCCGGTCGCCCTTGATGAAGCCGCCGCCGGAAAAGCTCCAGTCCACCAGGCGCAGCACGTCGAAGCGGGCCAGCGTGGATACCCAGTCGCGGTAGATGTCGAGCTTGCCCATGGCGTAGATGCCGCCGATGAGGGCGCCCATCGAGGTGCCCGCCACCGCCACGATCTCGTAGCCGCGGTCTTCCAGCACCTCGATCGCCCCGATATGGGCGAGGCCTTTCGCCGCACCGGCGCCAAGCGCAAGGGCCACGCGCGGCTTGCGCGACCCCCCGTTCGCGGCGGGCAGGGCACCCGGATCGGCGATGTCGAAGTCGCTCACGAAACGGCCTTCAGTGATGGTTCCCGTTGGCCTGGTAGCCGGACAGCGCGAGCTGCAGCAGGATCTTCATCTCCTCGCGCAGCGGCAGCGGCGACACGATCTCCGCGTCGGGGCCGTACTTGAGCACGTCCATCAGCAGTTCGCGGGAATTTGAATACGGCACCTTCAGTTCGTAGCGGCCGTCCTGCAGCCACTCGCCCTTCTGCTGGGAATGCCAGTGCTCGTCGGCGACCCATCGCGCGGCATGGGACGAGAAGCGGATGGTGGCCCAGGCCTTTGGCTTGCCGGCGAAGATGCCGTAGCTGGAGGCGAGCAGGTCGTTGAGCTCCGTTTCCTCCACGTCCTTCGCCTTCGCCTCGAGCGCCTGCGGATCGGCGATGCGGTCGACGGCGAAGCTGCGCAGGGCCTCGCGGTCGTGGTCCCACACGTCGAGGTACCAGTTGTCGCGGTAATGGGTGAGGCGCTGTGGCGACACCGTGCGCTTCGTGTCGGAATTCGTGGTGCGCGCACGATAGCGGAAGCTCAGCTGGCGGCGTTCCAGCACGGCGCCAGCCACGATGCGGAACACCTGCTGGTCCATCTTGCGCGCGCCCCAGGAGATGACCCGGATGCGGTCCACCGGCAACGCCTTGCCGCTGCCGTGGTCGGAGAGCAGGCGCTCGATGCGCGCCTTGAACGGCGCGAGGGCGCCCGCCAGCACGCCGGGATCGGAGCGGCCGATCAGCTCGTTGAGCGCCATCAGCGCGGCCAGTTCGTCGCTGGTCAGCCACAGGCCGGGCAGTTCGAAGCTGTCGGCTTCGCCGGCTTCGTAACGGAACGAGGCCTGCTCGCCAGCCACGCTCTGCACCGGCGCGCCCAGGGCGTCGCGGAGGAAGGCCACGTCGCGATACAGGGTGGCCCGCGAACATTCCAGTTCGTCCATCAGACGGGATAGCGGCACCGGGTAATGGGCGGACTTCAGCAGTCGGTGCAGGGTGAGAATGCGCTCGTAGCGGTCCATGGGTGTCGCCGGCAGATGGAGCTTCGGGTAAGTGTGTCCGTGCGGGCGTGACGCCCGTATCTACGGTCGAAGCATGGCGGTGGCAGGGCCACTCCGCAAGAGAGTACGGCGACGGAGCGTGCCCGGGTTTGCGCCGGGCGCCATAAGGCGCAAAAATGACCCTTTGCGATTCGCCGAAGGCCTTCCCCGACCATGGCGGAACCGACCGAGACGCCCTCCGTCGCGCTGGACCCGCAGGGCCGGCCCGACAGGGGCGATCCTGCCCGCAACCTGTTCTCAACCCCGAGCGTGGTCATCCAGACGGCCACCGCGACCGGGTACGGCCTGTGGATGGTGCTCGGCACGGCGCTGGCGCTCGGCACGTACCCCAACGGTCGCGGCGAGGTACTGGTTCCGCTGTCGATCGGGCTGGTCTTCGTCGCCTCCGGCCTGGTCGCGACCTGCCTGCGCCTGCCGTTCGCGTCGGACTGGCATGGATGGAATCCGGTGAAGCGGATGATGCCGACCCTGGAAGGCATGATCGCGATGGTGAATTTCCTGCCCATGCTGGCGCTCGCCGGCCTGGCGCGTGGCGACAACGATTTCTGGGCCACGCGCCTGGCCGGTGCCGCCCTCATGCTGTGCAGCCTCGCCACCCTGGTGTATACGGCGCGCGGCATCTCCCGCGGCCTTCCCATCGCCGTGGCCGCCGTCGCGAACACCTTGCCGCTGGCACGCACCACCTGGGCGCTGTTCGCCGGCGGTCTCTGGTTCTGGCTCTGCGTCGCACTGCAGACCGAGACGCCCACCGGCTCGTTCAACCCATGGCGGCTCGCGTTGCTCGCCGTGGCCCTGGCGCTGGGTATCGTGGAAGGCATGCGCTGGCGCGCGCTGCGCCGCCTGGCCGAGGAAAACGGCGCCGCCGAGCGCTTTTCCCGCGGCCGCGGCGCCATATCCCTGCTTGGCGGGCGGGTCGCGGTGGCCATGCTTTCGGTGGGTCTGCCCAGCCTCCTGCTGATTTCCCATCCCGCCGGCCCGACCCACGCGCTGGCCGCCGGTCTGGCCGCGTTAAGCTGCGTTATCGGTCAATGCCTCGAACAGCGGCTTTACGGTCGCGCGTACGACCGGCTCGTGGCCGGCCGCGCATGACGGTTTCCCTTCCACAATACGGGTAGACGATGAAAAAACTCCTTATCGCCACGCTCGTCCTCGCCGCACTGCCCTTCACGGCATCGGCCCAGGACGCCAATGCCAACGCCAACGCGAATTCGGATGCCTCCCAGAATGGCGGCTGGACGGGCTCCGGCGAATTCGGCTTCGCCTCCTCCCGCGGCAACTCCCGTTCGGAGAACGCCAACGCCAAACTGGGACTCAGCCAGGAAAACGAGGTCTGGAAGAACAACTTCTTCCTCAACGGCCTGCGTTCCAAGGGCGAGGTTTCGGTCGAGGACGGCGCCGGCAACACGGTCGACAAGTTCAGCACCACGGCCAACCGTTACGACACGGGTGCGTCGGTGGGCTACAAGTTCGATCCGCGCAGCTATGTGGTGACGGCGGCTCGCTACGAGCACGACGACTTCGGCGCCAATCTCTGGCAGGGCATCATCTCGGTCGGCTACGGCTATATCGCGCTGAAGAACGAGCGTGCCGAGCTGTCGTTCGAAATCGGCCCCGGTTTCAAGCGCTACCAGCCGGCGAAGTCCGAACGCGCCCTGCTCGGCCCCGACGGCACGCCGGTGGTGGACGCCGACGGCAACACCGTGAGCGAAACCTACACGCCGGACGCCGAGAGCGAAGTGGTCGGCCGCGGCCTGGTCAATGCCAAGTACCGCCTCACCGACAACACGGCGCTGGAAGACACGCTGCTGATGGAAGCGGGCTCCAAGAACCAGTACTACCAGAACGACATCGGTCTTTCGGTCAGCATGACGAAGAAGATGGCACTGAAGGTGGGCTACCAGATCCGTTACAACAGCGACACCCAGCCCGGCACGCAGAGCACCGACAAGCTCACGACGACGAATCTCGTCTACAACTTCTGAGGGCCTGTACCTGTAGGAGCCGCTCTAGCGGCGAGGGAACCTGCCTCGCCGCTTCATCGCTTCGCAGGCTTCTCGCGGCCATAGCGGCTCCTACAGTTCCATTCAGCGCTGCGGCTTCAGGAATTCCTCGGCGCCCAGCGACAGCAGCATCGCCGCCACCTCGTGGCCCAGCGTCACCGGCGTGTCGTTCTTGCTGTCGGCCTGCGCGCGCAGAAGCTCGCCGGTGGCCGCGTTACCCACCACGCCGTGCAGGGTGAGTCCGTGTTCCGCCACCACGCACCAGGCGCCGATCGCCACGGCGCAGCTGCCGCCCAGCTTCTCGTTCATGGCCCGCTCCGCGTCCACCGCGATGCGCGTCTCCGGGTCGTCCAGTGCCGCCATGAGTTCGCCCACGCGTACGTCGGCCTCGCGCGATTCGACGGCAATCGCGCCCTGTCCCGGTGCGGACAGCCAGTCGGGGCTGGCCAGGCGATGGCTGATGCGTCCGGCCATGCCGAGCCGCTCGACACCGGCGCAGGCCAGAACGATCGCGTCGTAGTGACCGTCGTCGAGTTTCGCCAGGCGCGTGTTCACATTGCCGCGCAGGTCCAGCAGCTGCAGGTCCGGGCGCAGCGCGCGCGCCTGTGCCTGACGGCGCAGCGACGAGGTGCCGACACGGGCGCCGTTCGGAAGGTCCGCCAGCGTCGCGTAGTCGTTGCTGATGAAGGCGTCCGCGGCATCGGCGCGCGGCAGGATCGCCGAAAGCACGAAGCCCGGCTCCAGCTCGGCCGGTACGTCCTTCAGCGAGTGCACGGCGATGTCGGCCCGGCCGTCGAGGATCGCAACCTCCAGTTCCTTCAGGAACAGGCCCTTGCCGCCGATCGTCGCCAGGGAACGGTCGAGGATCTCGTCGCCGCGCGTGGACAGCGGCACCAGTTCCACGACCAGGCCCGGATGCGCCTGACGCAGCAGGGTGGCCACGTGTTCGGCCTGCCAGAGGGCCAGTGCGCTTTTGCGGGTGGCGATGCGGAGCGGTGCGGTCATTGCTTTCCAGCCGGGACGAAACGGACGAAGGCGGGAATTGTCCCGCAAACCGGCGGCGCGCGCAGCGACCCTTATGTCGCCCGCAACAGCTGCCGAACCGCCGGCAGATTGCGCCGGCTGACTTCCGGCGCCACCTCGGTGCCCGACAGCCGCGCGAGCACGCGGCCATCCGGCAGCGTTTTCAGGCCTTGCAGGCGGGATCGCGGAACCAGGCAATTGCGGTGCAGGCGGACCAGCCGCTCGCCGTGCGCCGCTTCCAGCTGGCGCAGCGATTCGTCGATCAGCCACATGCCGCCGGCATGGTGCACGGCCACGTATTTCTCGTCCGCCAGCAGGTAGAGCACGTCGTCCAGCGCCACGCGTACCTCGTCGCCGCCGCTGCGCGCGCGCAGCCACGCACCGCGCTCCGGGCGCGGCGACGGGCGGCGCGCGGCGGCACGGTCGAGCGCCTCGTCCAGGCGTTCCGCGCGGACCGGTTTCAGGACGTAATCTGTGGCGCCGAGTTCGAACGCGCTGAGGGCATGCTGTTCGTAGGCCGTGCAGAACACGACCTGCGGCGGTGCGGGCAGGCCCGCGAGCCGTCGCGCGGCCGCCGTGCCGGTCAGGCCGGGCATCTCCACATCGAGCAGGACGAGGTCCGGCGCGAGTTCGACACAGGCCTCGAGCATCGCCTCGCCGTCGGCGACCTCGCCGACGACGGTCACGTCGCTGCGCCGTGCCAGCAGGCCGCGCAGGCGAACCCGCGCGAGCGGCTCGTCATCGGCGATCAGTACGCGCATGCGCGGCCTCCGGCAGGAACACGCTGACGACGAAACGGCCGTCGCGCGCCTGCGCACTCACCGTGGCACGTTCGCCGAAGTGGAAACGTACCCGCTCGCGCACATTGCGCAGGCCATGCCCATTGCCCGGCGTGGCCGGTGTGCCACCCAGGGGATTGTCCACCACGAGCTCCACGCCGCCCGGAACCCGATGGCCGCCGAGACGGATGGTGCCGCCTGCGCGGAGCGGCTGCACGCCGTGGCGTATGGCGTTCTCCACCAGCGGCTGGAGAAGCAGGTGCGGCAACGGGAGGTCCGCCGGCAGGTCGATGTCGCGCTCCACGCGAAGGCGGTCGCCGAGACGCAGCGCCTCGATCTCCAGGTAGCGGTCGACCAGCGACCATTCCTCGCCCAGCGTGCCCAGCGAAGCCTGGTCGCTGCCCAGCGCCGCGCGGAACAGCTCGGCCAGGTTTTCCACCGTACGCTCGGCGGCATCCGGATCCACGCGAATGAGCGCCGCCACCGCGTTCATGCTGTTGAAGAGGAAATGCGGGCGGATGCGCGCCTGCAGCGCGGCCACCTGCGCCTGCGCCGCGGCGGCCACACGCACCTGCCATTGCGCCACCACGTAGAAATAGCGCAGCAGGCCTGCGCCAAGCAGCCCGGTGGCGAGCATGCTGTCGCGGACGAAGCGGAAGCCCGAAGCGGGGCTGAGGCCCGCCCCGAGGTTGCGGTCGATCCACCCGAGCACGGCGGCGCTCGCGCCCACCGTGATCACCAGCAGCAGCCATACGGCGGCATAAGGCAGGAGCCAGGGTAGCCGCTGCATCCAGGGGCGCAGCTTGCACAGCGCCACGGTGAGGAGGATCGACAGCCAGCTCGTGAAGAGTACCGCGATGCTGTAGTCGCGCAGGTCGCCGTCGTTCCCCGGCGCCAGCCACATCAGCGTGACCGTGAGCGCGCCGACGACCAGCAGGGCGAACAGCACCGGCAGGCTGCAGAAATCCGGCAGCGGGGCGGAAGGCTGGCGCGGATTGTGAGGGTCCCCTGGCATGCGGCGAGTATGCCGGAAGCCGGCCCAAACGCTGCTAGCGGTCGGTCACGAAACCTGGCTCCTGCAGGGTGGCATCAGGCCTCGGCGAAGCGTTCCGACAGCCAGGCGCGGATGTCCGCGATCTCCGGCATGCTCACCTGGTGGCCCATGGGGTAGGTGTGCCAGTCGATCCGATGGCCCAGAGCTTCCAGGGCCTGGCGCGACTGCTCGCCGAGGACCATCGGCACGATGGGATCGGCGCTGCCGTGGCCCCAGAAGATCGGCGTGGCATGGTTCGCTCCGCTGCGTTCGGCCTCGATGGTGTCGTGCAGCGGGAGATAGGCGGACAGCACCAGGATGCCGGCGAGCGATTCGCGATGACGCAGGCCGGCGGCCAGGGCCATCGCGCCGCCCTGCGAGAACCCGGCCAGCACGATCCGCGACGGTGGCACGCCGCGCTCCACTTCGCGCGCTATCAGCGCCTCCACCTCGCCGATCGAGGCGCGGATACCGGGAGCGTCCTGTTTGTCGGCGATGGCGAGGCCCTTGATGTCGTACCAGGCGCGCATCGGCACCCCGTTATTCACCGTGATCGGCCGCACCGGTGCGTGCGGGAACACGAAGCGGACCCCCGGCCACGCCGTGTCGACCAGTTCCGGCACGATGGGAGCGAAATCGTTGCCGTCGGCACCCAGGCCGTGCAGCCAGATGACCGACCAGGTCGGCGAGGGGCGGGTTTCGTGTTCGACGGTGGGCAGGGGCATCGACAAAGGACTCCTTTCAGAACCCCGCATCGTAACAGCCCACCCTTGCAGGAGCCGCTATAGCGGTGAGGGGAACCTGCCTCGCCGCTTCATCGCTTCGTCGGCTTCTCGCCGCTATAGCGGCTCCTACAGGGGGCGGCGGGGGTTGGGCGAAACCTTTCCGGAGCTCGGAAGCACTTACCCTTATCGACGTAAGGGCGGTCGCAAATGCATACCGGGGAGCAGTACCACCAGTTCTTCCTGACTTCCAGGCGCGAGGTGGCCGTACGCGACCGCTTCCGGGAGCTGGCGCTGGGCCTTCTGGCGAAAGGTGCCGACGTGCTCGATTTCGGCGCCGGCACGGGCATCGACGCCAAGGCCTACGTTGCCAACGGCCACCGTACCTTCGTCCATGAGCCGTCGCCGTCGATGCGTGGCCACCTCGAGCTTTACTGTCACGACGAGGTCGCCAGGGGCGCGGTGGTCTGCGTCGACGCGGACCT
Coding sequences:
- a CDS encoding DUF3379 family protein; this encodes MNCLDFRRRIGAEPRSRDPELLAHRDTCKEGCAAFWQRAQRFEDDFEAALAVPVPEGLADRILLAQATGERRQQVRRRRTWMAMAASVLIVFIGGGLFWRQADLRSLPALAVAHMPGEMDALSLTQPMTDAQVEAGFAGRATRLKGPAPVGVTYVHDCKVGPYPAVHLVTRMNDEPVVALYMPGKMIDKSADFHRDGWDGREVALSGGTLVVMAQGASRRTMAAVERGWRAAIEGPAAPSVGQI
- a CDS encoding patatin-like phospholipase family protein; protein product: MSDFDIADPGALPAANGGSRKPRVALALGAGAAKGLAHIGAIEVLEDRGYEIVAVAGTSMGALIGGIYAMGKLDIYRDWVSTLARFDVLRLVDWSFSGGGFIKGDRIMAALRELIGEVNIEDLELTYTAVATDIDREREVWLTRGPLFDAIRASIAIPTLFRPYTHDGRRLVDGALLNPLPVLPLMREEADYVVAVSVDGAAEMQKPPERNVTAAPDEGYAAKLGRFIGRVLPAAEPKIRDPGAFELMTQSMDLMQANLSRLRLAAYPPDLLIEIPRNVSTVYEFYRARELIELGRERTAKALEAWKPRSPATR
- the hemC gene encoding hydroxymethylbilane synthase is translated as MTAPLRIATRKSALALWQAEHVATLLRQAHPGLVVELVPLSTRGDEILDRSLATIGGKGLFLKELEVAILDGRADIAVHSLKDVPAELEPGFVLSAILPRADAADAFISNDYATLADLPNGARVGTSSLRRQAQARALRPDLQLLDLRGNVNTRLAKLDDGHYDAIVLACAGVERLGMAGRISHRLASPDWLSAPGQGAIAVESREADVRVGELMAALDDPETRIAVDAERAMNEKLGGSCAVAIGAWCVVAEHGLTLHGVVGNAATGELLRAQADSKNDTPVTLGHEVAAMLLSLGAEEFLKPQR
- a CDS encoding sensor histidine kinase produces the protein MPGDPHNPRQPSAPLPDFCSLPVLFALLVVGALTVTLMWLAPGNDGDLRDYSIAVLFTSWLSILLTVALCKLRPWMQRLPWLLPYAAVWLLLVITVGASAAVLGWIDRNLGAGLSPASGFRFVRDSMLATGLLGAGLLRYFYVVAQWQVRVAAAAQAQVAALQARIRPHFLFNSMNAVAALIRVDPDAAERTVENLAELFRAALGSDQASLGTLGEEWSLVDRYLEIEALRLGDRLRVERDIDLPADLPLPHLLLQPLVENAIRHGVQPLRAGGTIRLGGHRVPGGVELVVDNPLGGTPATPGNGHGLRNVRERVRFHFGERATVSAQARDGRFVVSVFLPEAAHARTDRR
- a CDS encoding LytR/AlgR family response regulator transcription factor, which translates into the protein MRVLIADDEPLARVRLRGLLARRSDVTVVGEVADGEAMLEACVELAPDLVLLDVEMPGLTGTAAARRLAGLPAPPQVVFCTAYEQHALSAFELGATDYVLKPVRAERLDEALDRAAARRPSPRPERGAWLRARSGGDEVRVALDDVLYLLADEKYVAVHHAGGMWLIDESLRQLEAAHGERLVRLHRNCLVPRSRLQGLKTLPDGRVLARLSGTEVAPEVSRRNLPAVRQLLRAT
- a CDS encoding alpha/beta hydrolase; translation: MPLPTVEHETRPSPTWSVIWLHGLGADGNDFAPIVPELVDTAWPGVRFVFPHAPVRPITVNNGVPMRAWYDIKGLAIADKQDAPGIRASIGEVEALIAREVERGVPPSRIVLAGFSQGGAMALAAGLRHRESLAGILVLSAYLPLHDTIEAERSGANHATPIFWGHGSADPIVPMVLGEQSRQALEALGHRIDWHTYPMGHQVSMPEIADIRAWLSERFAEA
- a CDS encoding glycosyltransferase; the protein is MTDLAVVVPVFNERDNIPPLLAEIAAALRGRIDFEIIYVDDDSTDDSVAVLTAARTQYPELRIVRHITRSGQSTAVWNGVRAARAPWIATLDGDGQNDPADIPKLLAARDTAAGDLKLFAGWRVTRRDSFNKRISSKIANAVRSRMLRDDTPDTGCGLKLFERETFLRLPYFDHMHRYLPALVKRAGFASQSVPVGHRPRTAGTSKYGMLDRLWVGLADLRGVAWLMRRAKVTRTEEV
- a CDS encoding DUF481 domain-containing protein; protein product: MKKLLIATLVLAALPFTASAQDANANANANSDASQNGGWTGSGEFGFASSRGNSRSENANAKLGLSQENEVWKNNFFLNGLRSKGEVSVEDGAGNTVDKFSTTANRYDTGASVGYKFDPRSYVVTAARYEHDDFGANLWQGIISVGYGYIALKNERAELSFEIGPGFKRYQPAKSERALLGPDGTPVVDADGNTVSETYTPDAESEVVGRGLVNAKYRLTDNTALEDTLLMEAGSKNQYYQNDIGLSVSMTKKMALKVGYQIRYNSDTQPGTQSTDKLTTTNLVYNF
- a CDS encoding helix-turn-helix transcriptional regulator, translated to MDRYERILTLHRLLKSAHYPVPLSRLMDELECSRATLYRDVAFLRDALGAPVQSVAGEQASFRYEAGEADSFELPGLWLTSDELAALMALNELIGRSDPGVLAGALAPFKARIERLLSDHGSGKALPVDRIRVISWGARKMDQQVFRIVAGAVLERRQLSFRYRARTTNSDTKRTVSPQRLTHYRDNWYLDVWDHDREALRSFAVDRIADPQALEAKAKDVEETELNDLLASSYGIFAGKPKAWATIRFSSHAARWVADEHWHSQQKGEWLQDGRYELKVPYSNSRELLMDVLKYGPDAEIVSPLPLREEMKILLQLALSGYQANGNHH